Proteins encoded together in one Halalkaliarchaeum sp. AArc-CO window:
- a CDS encoding Zn-ribbon domain-containing protein: MPHQCTSCGRVFSDGSKEMLSGCPDCGGNKFQFRPSSAVEKQRKSASEMKKRKRSTSDTGSSSRTAGRSDNPTVERKESTTEQQDEPRNEGEVVSSTDLGDSPENRAQADARSGVVSEEELSALAESTSGDTESSPDEGTGRASDREVEGERVPENVDRPDLSQLREELNSQFESIKIVSQGQYELNLMELYDRQEYIISLQEDGRYVIEMPDAWGPDDE; the protein is encoded by the coding sequence ATGCCTCATCAGTGTACCTCCTGCGGTCGGGTTTTCTCTGACGGCTCGAAAGAGATGCTTTCGGGTTGCCCGGACTGTGGAGGGAACAAGTTCCAGTTCCGGCCGTCGAGTGCGGTCGAAAAGCAGCGGAAATCCGCCTCGGAGATGAAAAAGCGAAAGCGGTCGACTTCCGATACGGGGTCCTCGTCAAGAACCGCGGGAAGGTCGGATAATCCGACGGTCGAACGGAAGGAATCGACCACAGAACAGCAGGACGAACCCCGAAACGAGGGGGAAGTAGTGTCTTCCACGGACCTGGGCGATTCCCCGGAAAACCGCGCGCAGGCGGACGCTCGATCCGGCGTCGTTTCAGAGGAGGAACTTTCGGCTCTGGCGGAATCCACGAGTGGGGACACGGAGTCGTCTCCCGACGAGGGAACCGGGCGAGCTTCCGACAGGGAAGTCGAGGGGGAACGCGTCCCCGAGAACGTCGACCGTCCGGACCTCTCCCAGCTCCGCGAGGAGCTCAACAGTCAGTTCGAGAGCATCAAGATCGTCAGCCAGGGGCAGTACGAACTCAACCTGATGGAACTCTACGACCGGCAGGAGTACATCATCTCCCTGCAGGAGGACGGCCGATACGTCATCGAGATGCCGGACGCGTGGGGACCGGACGACGAGTGA
- a CDS encoding DUF2073 domain-containing protein: MEGLTGMEKIRLILDGVRDGNIVILEEGLSPDEESKLIEVTMTEISPDDFSGIEIETYPRAETANQSILDRIMGRESTKKLTVIGPANQIETLHKDENLISALVSRK, encoded by the coding sequence ATGGAGGGATTAACCGGGATGGAGAAGATCCGGCTCATCCTTGACGGCGTCCGGGACGGGAACATCGTCATCCTCGAGGAGGGGCTGTCACCCGACGAGGAGTCGAAACTCATCGAGGTGACGATGACCGAGATCAGCCCGGACGACTTCAGCGGGATCGAAATCGAGACGTATCCTCGGGCGGAAACCGCCAACCAGTCGATCCTCGATCGCATTATGGGTCGAGAATCGACGAAGAAACTCACGGTGATCGGGCCGGCGAATCAGATCGAGACGCTCCACAAAGACGAGAACCTGATCAGCGCACTCGTCTCTCGGAAGTGA
- a CDS encoding HAD family hydrolase encodes MSYDAVVFDNDGVLTELTPHDVLQDAVRATFREFDVDPSPDAVEALVREEIDPIYQVCKEYDLDAEQLWARREANATSAQKEAIDAGIKGLFDDVDTLREFDATRGVVSNNQHATVEYIVDAFDLQNLFSVTIGREPTLEGFLNRKPNPYYLERAASRIEANSVLYVGDSNVDVAAARRAGMDVAFLRRDHRNGYELQFEPTYEIESLAELPALV; translated from the coding sequence ATGAGCTACGACGCGGTCGTCTTCGACAACGACGGTGTACTCACGGAACTCACTCCACACGACGTGCTCCAGGACGCGGTTCGGGCTACGTTCCGAGAGTTCGACGTCGACCCGTCACCGGACGCAGTCGAAGCCCTAGTCAGGGAAGAAATCGATCCGATTTACCAGGTTTGTAAGGAATACGATCTCGACGCCGAACAGCTCTGGGCTCGACGGGAAGCAAACGCCACTAGTGCTCAAAAGGAGGCGATCGACGCGGGGATAAAGGGACTATTCGACGACGTCGACACACTCCGGGAGTTCGACGCGACCAGGGGGGTGGTATCGAACAACCAGCACGCGACCGTCGAGTACATCGTCGACGCATTCGACCTCCAGAACCTCTTTTCAGTCACGATCGGACGGGAACCGACTCTCGAGGGGTTCCTGAACCGGAAACCGAACCCCTACTACCTCGAGCGTGCAGCTTCGCGGATCGAGGCGAATTCGGTCCTGTACGTCGGCGACAGCAACGTCGACGTGGCCGCTGCTCGGCGTGCGGGGATGGACGTGGCATTTCTCCGCAGAGACCACCGGAACGGCTACGAACTCCAGTTTGAACCTACCTACGAGATCGAATCGCTTGCGGAGCTCCCGGCGCTCGTCTAG
- a CDS encoding GTP-binding protein — MGLITNLKDSISRAADRLFSASEPKRIGIYGPPNAGKTTLANRIARDWTGDAVGPESHIPHETRRARRKEGVEIERNGRTVTIDIVDTPGVTTKVDYKEFLDHDMEKDDAVRRSREATEGVAEAMHWLREDVDGVIYVLDSTEDPFTQVNTMLVGIIESQDLPVLILANKTDLEESQIQRVANAFPQHETIPLSALEGSNMDEVYDKIAEKFG; from the coding sequence ATGGGACTGATAACGAACCTGAAAGACAGCATTTCACGGGCCGCGGACCGACTGTTCTCGGCATCCGAGCCCAAACGAATCGGCATTTACGGTCCGCCTAACGCAGGCAAGACGACCCTCGCCAACCGGATCGCTCGCGACTGGACGGGGGATGCAGTCGGACCGGAGAGTCACATTCCACACGAAACGAGGCGTGCACGCCGCAAGGAAGGTGTCGAGATCGAACGGAACGGCCGAACGGTGACGATCGACATCGTCGACACGCCCGGGGTGACCACGAAGGTCGACTACAAGGAGTTCCTCGACCACGACATGGAGAAAGACGACGCCGTCCGACGCTCCAGGGAGGCGACCGAGGGGGTGGCGGAGGCGATGCACTGGCTTCGAGAAGACGTCGACGGTGTCATATACGTTCTCGACTCGACGGAGGACCCCTTCACCCAGGTGAACACCATGCTGGTCGGGATCATCGAGTCCCAGGACCTGCCGGTGCTCATCCTGGCGAACAAGACGGACCTCGAGGAGTCGCAGATACAGCGCGTCGCCAACGCGTTCCCGCAACACGAGACGATACCGCTGTCGGCGCTGGAGGGAAGCAACATGGACGAAGTGTACGACAAGATCGCGGAGAAGTTCGGGTGA
- a CDS encoding aspartate kinase encodes MRVVAKFGGTSLGSGDRINRAADSIANAVREGHEIAVVASAMGSTTDDLLEEITFETEDSDRAEIVSMGERTSVRMLKAALAARGIDAVFVEPGSDLWPIVTNEHGEVDVEVTKRGVEALAAELGNVVPVVTGFLAETPDGRVTTLGRGGSDTTAVMLGRYMNADEVVIVTDVEGVMTGDPHVVEGARNVGQITVDELRNLSFRGAEVIAPSALAYKTDDLDVRVVHYQHGDLLTGGTRIEGAFENLIDMREEPLACITVAGRSIRNRPGILADLSQALRQEEINIDAVASGMDSVTFYVDVERAEEAEALLHEEVVHDDLLSSVTVEDDIVVIRVTGGELPNQPGVISEIVAPIAEAGINLHDVITSATSVALFVAWDDREQTLEIVQQEF; translated from the coding sequence ATGCGGGTGGTTGCGAAGTTCGGCGGAACTAGCCTGGGCAGCGGCGACCGGATCAACCGGGCTGCCGATTCGATCGCCAACGCGGTGCGGGAAGGCCACGAGATCGCAGTCGTCGCGAGCGCGATGGGATCCACCACCGACGATCTCCTCGAGGAGATCACCTTCGAGACCGAGGATTCCGACAGGGCGGAGATCGTCTCTATGGGGGAACGCACCAGCGTCCGGATGCTCAAGGCGGCACTCGCCGCCCGGGGGATCGATGCAGTGTTCGTCGAACCGGGCAGCGACCTGTGGCCGATCGTCACGAACGAACACGGGGAGGTCGACGTCGAGGTGACCAAACGTGGAGTCGAGGCGCTCGCGGCCGAACTCGGGAACGTGGTCCCGGTCGTCACCGGATTCCTCGCGGAAACACCGGACGGCCGCGTCACGACGCTCGGACGGGGCGGCAGCGACACCACGGCGGTCATGCTCGGAAGATACATGAACGCCGACGAGGTCGTCATCGTCACGGACGTCGAGGGCGTCATGACTGGCGATCCCCACGTGGTCGAGGGCGCGCGAAACGTCGGTCAGATCACCGTCGACGAGCTCCGAAACCTTTCGTTCCGGGGTGCGGAAGTCATCGCCCCAAGCGCGCTCGCGTACAAAACGGACGACCTCGACGTTCGAGTCGTTCACTATCAGCACGGGGATCTGCTCACGGGCGGGACCCGCATCGAAGGCGCGTTCGAGAATCTGATCGACATGCGGGAGGAGCCGCTCGCGTGTATCACCGTTGCCGGTCGATCGATCCGAAACCGACCGGGGATCCTGGCGGACCTCTCGCAGGCGCTCAGACAAGAGGAGATCAACATCGACGCGGTCGCAAGCGGGATGGATTCGGTCACGTTCTACGTCGATGTCGAACGGGCAGAGGAGGCGGAGGCACTCCTCCACGAGGAGGTCGTCCACGACGATCTGCTCTCCTCGGTGACCGTCGAGGACGACATCGTCGTCATCCGGGTAACCGGCGGAGAACTCCCGAACCAGCCAGGAGTAATAAGCGAGATCGTGGCCCCGATCGCGGAGGCGGGGATCAACCTCCACGACGTCATTACCAGCGCCACCTCGGTCGCGCTGTTCGTCGCGTGGGATGACCGCGAGCAGACCCTGGAAATCGTCCAGCAGGAGTTTTGA
- a CDS encoding adenosine deaminase yields the protein MSTATKVVLGTVGVSAFLVVVILAMYAFG from the coding sequence ATGAGCACGGCAACAAAGGTCGTTTTGGGTACAGTCGGAGTGTCGGCGTTTCTCGTCGTGGTCATCCTCGCGATGTACGCGTTCGGCTAG
- a CDS encoding proline dehydrogenase family protein: MLPPIAGRFVAGETPAAAFEHTRQMNEDGVGVILNLLGEHYDDHKPVEEDTRTYLSLVEDIAGTEMDACVSVKPSQLGLDLGDDVFAKNLHRIVEAGAEHDVFVWCDMEDATTTDATLDAFDEAMDIHPWGVGLCVQANLERTMDDMERLIDRPGRLRLVKGAYNEDPEISYKGKQRVNEAYKELIRYCFENRERGVGIGSHDPEMISYAKRLHDEHGTEFEVQMLMGVREDAQRDLASQGYEVWQYAPYGNKWFSYFYRRLRERKENALFAVRAVLGQ, translated from the coding sequence ATGCTGCCACCCATCGCCGGTCGATTCGTCGCCGGAGAAACGCCGGCCGCAGCGTTCGAACACACCCGGCAGATGAACGAAGACGGCGTCGGAGTCATCCTGAATCTCTTGGGAGAACACTACGACGATCACAAGCCCGTCGAGGAGGACACGCGCACCTACCTCAGTCTAGTCGAAGACATCGCAGGAACCGAGATGGACGCGTGTGTCTCCGTGAAGCCGTCTCAACTCGGGCTCGACCTCGGCGACGACGTGTTTGCAAAGAACCTCCACCGGATCGTCGAGGCAGGAGCTGAACACGACGTCTTCGTGTGGTGTGATATGGAGGATGCAACCACCACGGATGCGACTCTGGACGCGTTCGACGAAGCGATGGACATCCATCCGTGGGGCGTGGGGCTGTGCGTCCAGGCGAACCTCGAGCGGACAATGGACGACATGGAACGGTTGATCGACCGACCCGGTCGTCTTCGGCTGGTGAAAGGTGCATACAACGAGGATCCCGAAATATCTTATAAGGGGAAACAGCGAGTGAACGAAGCGTACAAGGAACTGATCCGCTACTGCTTCGAGAACCGCGAGCGCGGCGTCGGCATCGGAAGCCACGATCCGGAGATGATCTCGTATGCAAAGCGGCTCCACGACGAACACGGCACGGAGTTCGAAGTCCAGATGCTGATGGGGGTCCGCGAGGACGCACAGCGAGATCTCGCCTCTCAGGGGTACGAAGTCTGGCAGTACGCCCCCTACGGGAACAAGTGGTTCTCCTACTTCTATCGCCGGCTGCGGGAACGCAAGGAAAACGCCCTGTTTGCGGTGCGAGCAGTGCTCGGTCAGTGA